Within the Micrococcales bacterium genome, the region ATCGACGCCCTGCCTGCTCGCGGGGATCCTCATCGCCGTGCGCTCACTGTGCTCACCACCGCGCTGGTGGCTAAAGCACGCTGACGGGGATCCGGCGCCTGGACGGCGGAATCCGGCGGTTGGTCATCTGCGGCATCGCCGCGGGTGGTCTCGCGCTGATCGACCCGGGGCTGGACTGGGTCGTGATCGCCACCAGTCTGGTGGCGGCCGCGCTGCTTCGGCAGCCGTGGGGAGCGTGGCAGCACGCAGATCGGGCTGGCGGTCGCCATCATCGGCGTCGCGACACTTACCTGGACCGGTCAGCATGACGTTCGGCTGGCGGTCGGCCCTGGCTGCTGGCGGGGTGGCGTGTGCGGCTGCGGTGGCGCGCCTGCGGCATGCTTGAGACTCCAGGCTGACCGCGCGACACGCGGGCATCATGTTTTCGCGGCGTTCCGAAGCATTCCTGGTGCCGGTTCTGCTGGCGTCCTCAGCAGCGAGAGGGAGGTGTGCGCCATGTCATTCGGACAAGCAGTCAGCACATGCCTCAAGAAGTACGCAACCTTCCGCGGCAGAGCGTCGCGGTCAGGAGTTCTGGTACTGGGTCCTGTTCTACATCATATCGTGAGCATCGTCCTGGGCATCATCGAAAATCTGTTCGGGTGGTAGGTCACCACCGCCACCAACACGGAAACCGGCAACACGATCAGTTACGCTCATAACGCGGGTTGGCCTGACGTCGATCTGGGGCTGGTCGTCCTGCTCCCCACCCTCGCCGTCTCGGTGCGCCGCCCGCACGACGTCACCGGGAATTCCGGTTAAAGGCGGTGGCTCAACGTCATTCGCTGCATCGGACCGCCGATCCTGCTGTTCGCGCCCCTACATCAAGCAGGGTGACCCCTGGCGACAGTCAATTACGGCCCGCCGCCGAACAACACGGCCGGAGCCATCTGACCGACTCCAGTTTCCCGACCCCGCGTCACCTGCTCGGCAGGCGTGGGGTTCGGCGTGCGCTCAGCCGTAGCCAACGGCAGCCGCACGCCGATCCGGGAGAAATGGATCAAGCCGCCTCTTCGGGTGCACGTCGTAGGCGCTGCTTTGGGCCACGACCCCTCTTCACCAGATCTGCAACCGCCGGCCCTTGCGCAGCCGTCATGGAGATCGCTTGCCGGCCGCACGGTCGCCGTGTGCCGCTTTGCCGTCGAGCGCCACAGGCAACGGCGTGGTATCTGGTTGCCCACCACCGTTCGGGTGCGCGGATCCGTCGATCTGTGCTGCGGGACAGCCACCTCTGGTGGGTCGACGCGCTGCGGTAGGTCAGGCGCAGTTTCGGGAAAGCCGACGATGATTTCGCCCGCCGTTTCGCCTTCACGCTGGATCGTCATCGCATTGCGCGCCGGCGCGGGAATGGTCGGCCGCAGGACCAGCGAGAACGTGGGCGCAGATCGCCGAGGGCAATGCCGGTGCACTGCCCGGAGCCTCCTCGTCCTTGAGGACGAGCCGCCCCGCGCCCAACGGCCTTCAACGTCTGAGCGGGCAGCGGATAGGTGTCGGCACTGCGGAAGCGCCGCTGCGCTGGAAGTCGATCCATGTGAAGCCGGGCCCGGTGGTTCACCCCCGTGTCGTCTTTGAGGTACTTCTCCAGCCACCGCCAGGTTTGTTCCCAGCGGCACCGTGGGAGTTGCCGCCCCTACGCGGTGGGGGACCCGCGCCCTCCGCAGAACCAGACCATCTTCAACGGCACGCCGGTGCGGCGCAGCGCCTTGTAGTTCGCGATCGCCTCCGACGGTGGGAAGAGGTTGTCGATCGCGCCCTGCGGGATCAGCGTCGGCGCGGTGATGGCCGCCAGCACACGGTCCGGGCCCGCCGCCTCTGCGAAGTCCACCACGCGCGGGCTGAAAGTGGTGCCCTTCCGCGCCTGACCGCGGCTCGGCGAGGATGGAGGGCTGAACGTGTTGCCCGGCCGGGTGGCACCGACCAAGAGCGCGTTCACCCACGCAGTCTTGATCGTGTCGGCTGGTAGAGGCTGGTTTGCAGTGAGTTCAGGCGATCCACCGGAACGATCGCGTCGATGCGCTGATCGATGCCGGTAGCCTGACAGTTGGATGCCGCCGCCGTAGGAGCCACCGGTCATACCCATAACGCGGGTCGCCGGTCGCGTCCATCTGCGCCTCCGGCCGGTCGGCCACCCAGTCGATGAGCGCCATGACATCGTGGCCCTCGTAGTCGGGGTTAGTTCAAATTTGCGCCTGCCCACCGGACGGCGAGATGCCCGCGGGTTCCAGGTCAGCACGTTGTAGCCCGGCGCGGCGCAGGTCCCTACTCAGGCATGGCCGGGCTGCTCTGCGCGTCCGGTTGCTCTGCGCCTGGCCGCCGAACCCGGGGCCCTGCAGCACAGTGGGAGCCGTCTGCCCCTCCGTCAGGCCGGCAGCCGGGAACCAGTAGAAGGTGATGGGTGTCCCGTCGAACGACATGACGGTGTTCAGGTCCTGCGTATGACCGGGCGCGGCGCCCATGGCACTCAAACAGACGACCGACGCCACAGCGATCGAGCGCCGCACCAGTACCCCGGGGCGACCGACTATCTCAGGACCTTCCGTTGCCGGGCCACAGAGCATGGCCTCGTCCAGTATCGGTCACGCTGGAGACCACCCGCAGCCGGTTGGTGGTCCTGGCCCAGCGCCTGCCCGGCGGCGCGCGGTGAGGAGGTCTGTCGATGAGCCGCATAGTGGTCTCGGCCCGCCGGCGGCAATCGGGAGCGTGGCCGCCCGTGGGCTGGCGACCATGGCGGACATCGACGAGATCCGGCTCGCCGACGTCGACGCCGGGAGGCTCGCCGGGTTAGCGGGGACGCTGGGTCATTCCGGTGTGACGACCACCGATGTGGACGCCACCTCCGCGGCTTCGCTGGCGCAGGCGATGGGGGCGCGGATGTGGTGCTCAACTGCATCGGCCCTTCACCGCTTCGGGCCGCCCGTTCTGCAGGCCGCGATTTCGGCCAGCGTGGACTACGTCGACGTCTGCGACGACCTCGCGCCCACCCGGATCATGCTTGACATGGACCCGGCTGCCCGGGCGGCCGGGGTGACCGCTCTGATCGGGATAGGCAACTCCCCGGGCTGGCGGCCAACGTGTTCGCCCGGTTGTGCGCCGAGCAGTTTCTCGACGGATCCGCAGCGTCGACATCATGCACGTCCACGGCGGCGAGCCGGAGGAAGGCGCTGCGGTCATCAAAGCACCGCATCCATGCGATGACCGATCCGGTCCCGCTGTTCATCGACGGCGGATCTGTCGAGGTCCACCAGTTGGAGCCGGACGGGCAAGGCACGTACGGAGTTCGACTTCCCGCGATGTGGGGCCAATGCCGGTCTTCCCGTACCCCACCCGGAGACGATCACGCTGCCCCGGCACTTCCGTCGCTGACCCGGGTGACGAACCTCGGGGCGATCCTCCCGCTCGCATACTTCCGGCGCGGCAGGGCGATAGTTGCAGGCACCGGCGCGTGCGGTCAGGAGCCGGTGCGGGTCGGCGAGGACGAGGTGCTTCCCGCTGGACAGGACGTCGCTCTGCTCCAACGGCAGCGGCCCGGCCTCTTGCGCGACGCGGGGTCGACGGGCCACGGGGGTGCCTGGCGGTGGAGGTCTCCGGACGGAAGGACGGCGCCGAGCATCGCTTACGTCCTCCAGTTGTCGTCGACGGTCGCCGGGGCCGGGGAAGGCACCGGCATCCCGGCTGCCGTGGGAGCGGCTCTGATGCTGCGTGGTCAGGTGTCGGGCCCTGGGGTGGTGGCGCCGGAGGCAGCCGTGGACCCGCTGCCGTTCCTCCCCCTGGCGTTCCAGATGTGGGGCCATGTCAGTTCCGGGCGGGCGCGGATCGCAGCGCCATGCACCTGGAACATCGGACCGGACGGACATCGCCAGGAGATTCCGCTGGCGTTCTGAGCGCGCCACTGCTGTGCGTCCAGCAGGCCACGGACGTAGGCAGCCTGCCCGATGTGCTGGGTCACGTCGTTCAGCACGCTCACGATCCGCACCGCCGCGGTCACTGGCGGATACCATCGGCGGTCGACGATCCTGTCGAGTTCGGCGTCCACCAGGCCCGCGAGGATCTCCATGGTGCGAGTGTGAACCTCGGCGTAGTACCCGGCGAGCAACCCCTCGGTCGCCTCGAGCCGGTGCGCCTGGTCCGCGCTCTGGCCGTACCCGATGTCGCCGGCCGGGTAGGGCAGCGCGAACCGGTCGCACCACCCTGCGACTGCCAGACCTGTTCGCTCTCAGCGACCCCAGCCATGTGGTCGTCCTCAACACGTGTCAGATGCCAAATCAGCCAGCCGATTGAGTTTGCGAACGGGCCCGGGGATACCACGCCAATTGCGCCGGGGTGAGGCCGGACAACACTCGCGGAACCTCCTCGGCCACGCGCTCGAAGCCATCGGTGAGCAGGACCACGCCGCGTGCCGCCATGAGCCGAGGCTAAGGCATCCGGAGCTCAGCCCAGGACCTTGAACACCTCGTACACCATGAACGCCGGCCAGAACAGCCCCTGGAAGAACGCCCAGACGAACTCCCGAAGGCGTCCGCCTGTCCGAAGAAGTAGAACCAGGCCCCGAAGATCCCCAGTCCGTAGATCGCACCGCTGCCGGCCGCGCCGGCGTTCAAGATACTATTTGCCCATCGCAACCACCCTCTCCGGCTCCAACGCTACTCGCCGATGCCGCCGTCGCCGGGGTGAAACGGGACCACCGTCCACCCCCCGCCGCTGGTGGCGTGGCGCGGACCAACATGCAGGCTGGAGCGACCCAAATGTGCAATTCCGCTCCCCGATGTACGTATCGCCCCCCTGGAGTTGGTGGGGCGCGGCGGGGGCGGTCCAGCTCGAGGCGGGAGAGTTGCCTCAACCTGGGAGCGAAACGCACCGGTTGGATCACTCCCCCGACGTACGTATCGCTCCCCGCTGGAGGTGGGGGTGGGGAGCGGGGCGGGCCCAACGGCTGCGCCGGGTCACACGACGGTGTGAAACATCCCCCACCTGAACCACCAGCCCCCGAGTGTGGCAAGATGAACGAGAGGTTAACAAAACTTGACTGTGCGGCTAATGGAATCGAAGGTTCCGGCCGAAACACAGGAAGTACCGAAAGGAGGCGTCATGGACATCGCCCCCAGATCATTGTCTTCGTCCTCTTCATGCTGGCCGTTGTGCAGGGCACCCGCATCGATGAGATGCGCCAGCGCAACGCGAACTGCTGCGTCACAGCCACGCACAGCCGCAAGCCACTCCCGGTCCATGTGACCCTCGCACTGCAGAGACCGACCCGGCCAGCGATCACTGATCACCGGGAAACGGACATCTCACGCAACCCGCCCCCCAGCCACTGCATTGGTTGCGCCTCGTTAGGCCAAACGGGTGATGGAACCTCTACGTTGGTTCAACGGAGTGACTTCGCAGAGGAGCGGGAATCATGGGCAAACCACGTTGGGTGGCGTCGCTTTCGGCGATGGCAGTCGCAGCAGCCTTACCGTACTGGGGGCCGCGGCGCCGGCCAGCGCGGTCGAGCGCCCGGACAGCCTGGGCAAGGACTTCTGGGTGGCGTTCCCCCAGAACCTCGGGGCCGGGGGGTTGTCGCTGTTCATCAGTTCGCCGACGGCCACGAGCGGCAACGTCTCGGTGCCGGGGCTGAGCTTTTCCGAGAACTTCAATGTCACCCCCGGTGCGGTCACCACGGTGGTCGTCCCCGACGGCGCACAGTTGGGCGACGGCTCTTCGGGCGACCCAGAGGACCGACGGTGCACGTGACCGCCGCCGACGAGGTAAGCGTGTACAGGCTGAATCGGGTGCAGGCCTCCACCGACGCTTTCATGGCCCTGCCGGTCGATGTGTTGACATCTGAGTACTTCGTGCTGGGCTGGCCGGCGCCGGGCGTCGCAGCAGGGGCTGAACTCGCAGTTCGCGGTGGTCGCGACGCAGGACGGCACCGACGTGACGTACCCGCCGACCGCGGACCCCACCTCGGGAGTGATCGCGGGAGCTCCACCACCAAGACGCTGAACAATGGCGAGGCGTTGCCGGTGGAGTCCGTCGACCGGTGACCTGAGCGGGACGTCGGTCACGTCCACGAAACCGGTGGCGGTGTTCGGCGGCCACGAGTGCGCCAACGTGCCAACAACAGCACCCTCGCCTGCGACTACCTGGTGGAGCAGATCCCGGGCACCGGACCTGAGGCAGTCGTTCCTCACCGTTCCGTTGAAGACCCGCCTGAACGGGGACACCTTCCGGTTCGTGGCCAAGGACGACAACACCAACGTGTCGGTCAACGGCGCGGTGGTGGCCACCCTGAACAAGGGGCAGGTGCACCAGCAGAGCA harbors:
- a CDS encoding IgGFc-binding protein is translated as MARRCRWSPSTGDLSGTSVTSTKPVAVFGGHECANVPTTAPSPATTWWSRSRAPDLRQSFLTVPLKTRLNGDTFRFVAKDDNTNVSVNGAVVATLNKGQVHQQSIDGQSTVTADKPILMAQYSNGTTYDGVP